A single Euwallacea similis isolate ESF13 chromosome 1, ESF131.1, whole genome shotgun sequence DNA region contains:
- the LOC136414235 gene encoding trypsin-like, which translates to MCGRVIWFAIVYFVQFSVAAQKKSEEILNGKVVKIDEYPYQVGILSTGVYKIICGGVIIKPRVVLTAAHCTQTRMQGPRTNLAVLAGANHIFDTHGEVHKIAKVIRHPDFSYAHLQNDISVLLLEKPINIGEKADTIEVYDEEPQGGTKASVSGWGRTETGLQSTHLRAVKVEVEDRSNCLKYFPPIFPITVSEKQICIKPHHKTTYFGDSGGPLTVDGKLVGLVSFGRQLKPNIKTTVFTRVGQFKDFIEQALPDEYKYE; encoded by the exons G CAGCCCAgaaaaaaagtgaagaaatCCTCAATGGCAAAGTAGTGAAGATCGATGAATACCCCTATCAAGTAGGCATTCTCAGTACCGGGGTCTACAAAATCATCTGCGGAGGGGTGATTATTAAGCCCAGAGTGGTGCTCACTG CTGCCCATTGCACTCAGACTAGAATGCAGGGCCCCAGGACCAATTTGGCAGTACTAGCTGGAGCTAACCACATATTTGATACTCATGGGGAAGTTCATAAGATCGCTAAAGTCATCAGACATCCGGACTTTTCCTATGCG CACTTACAGAATGATATTTCGGTACTGCTGCTGGAAAAACCTATAAATATCGGGGAAAAGGCTGACACTATCGAGGTTTATGACGAAGAACCGCAAGGAGGTACTAAAGCTTCGGTTTCTGGATGGGGAAGAACTGAGACTGGATTGCAATCTACACATTTGAG AGCCGTGAAGGTTGAAGTTGAAGACAGAAGTAACTGCCTGAAGTACTTTCCCCCGATCTTCCCCATCACCGTAAGTGAGAAGCAGATCTGCATAAAACCCCATCATAAGACTACATATTTT gGCGACAGCGGAGGACCTTTGACTGTGGATGGGAAGTTGGTGGGCTTGGTGTCCTTTGGAAGGCAGCTGAAGCCCAATATCAAGACCACAGTGTTCACTAGAGTGGGACAATTTAAAGACTTCATAGAGCAGGCTCTCCCTGATGAATATAAGTACGAATAA